AGGCTAATTATGGAAAGAGCGATCAATCTTGGGAACGGCGTTAAACTGGGGGGAGATCACCACTGCGTGATCCTGCTCGATGCCGGCGTTAACCATAACAATGATGTCCAGCGGGCCAAAGCGTTGATCAAGACCGCCAAAGAGGGTGGGGCCGACGCGATCAAGTTCCAAACCTACACCGCCGGGGGGATCAGCACCCGGGAAGCGCCCCGCTACTGGGATTCGAAGCTCGATACCGATGGCGGCGGCAGCCAGTACGACATGTTCAAGAAAGTCGACTCTCTTCCCAAGGACGCTTACTTCGAACTGAAAGCGTACGCCAAAAAATTGAAGATCGCTTTTTCTTCCTCTCCGTTTGACATGGAGAGCGCGAAGTTCCTGATCAAGCTCGACGTCGATTTTTACAAGATCGCTTCCGCCGAGGTCCCCAATTTGCCGCTGATCCGGCTGGTCGCCGAGACCGGCAAGCCGATCATCCTCTCGACCGGGGCCTGCACCATCGGCGAAGTGGAAGACGCTCTGCAGACGATCTATCAGACCGGGAACAAGCAGGTCGCCCTCCAGCACTGTGTTTTAAGTTATCCCTGTAAGGATAAAGACGCCAACCTGGCCAAAATGCTCCGCTTAAAGCAGATCTTCCCGGAGATCCCGGTCGGTTATTCCGACCACACTCTGGGGAGCCTGATCCCGCTGGCGGCGGTCGCCATGGGGGCGCGGTCGATCGAGAAACATTACACCGTCGATAAAAGTCTCCCCGACAGTCCAGACCACGGGCTTTCTTTAAGCGCGGAAGAACTGCCGGAGTTCATGAAAGATGTCCGCCGAATCGAATCGGCGATCGGGACCTCCTTAAGCGGTTATTACGAGGCGGAAGCCAAAGCGCACGCCTTAGCGCGGAAAAGTATCGTCGCGATCAAGCCGATCAAAAAAGGGACCAAGATTAGCGCATCGATGCTCGCCTGCAAGCGGCCCGGGACCGGGCTCTATCCCCGTTTCCTGGACCAGATCGTCGGGCGCGAAGCTAAGGTTAACATTAACGAAGACGAGATCCTTAGTTGGAGCATGATCTAAGTGAAGGTCAGCGTTATCATAACCAGTTATAATTACGGCCAATACTTGAAAGGGGCGATTGACAGCGCTTTGGCGCAAGATTATCCCGATTTTGAGATCTTGGTCGTTTATCGGCCGTCGGGGGACAAGAGCGAGGAAGTTTTAGCCGGTTATAACGGTCAGGTTAAGATCATCAAGCAGGAGGGGAAAGGGTTGGCGAACGCGAGCAATCTCGGTGTTAAAAATTCCGCTGGCCAATACTTGATCCGGCTTGATGCCGACGATATCTTTTACCCCGGGATCCTGGCCAAGGAAGCGGCCGTTTTGGATAAAGAGCCGGTCGATTTTGTTTATCCCGACTATAATTATTTAATGGAAGAGACCGGCGAGAAAATCCGTAAAACGTTGCCTCCCTTTGATCGCGACGAACTGCTTAGCCGGGGTGATTTTTTAAGCGGCGGGACGATGTTCCGGCGTTCCCTGTTCGACCGGGTCGGTTTGTATGACGAAAGTTTACCGACTTTGGAGAGCTATGAGTTCATTCTCCGGCTGATGAAAAATAAGATCGTTGGCCGGCACCTGGCGGAACCGTTGTTTGAGTACCGGGTCCATGGCGCGAGCATGAGCGATAACACCGAGCTGGTCGAAGCGACCGGCCGCCGGATCGCGGCCAAATACGGGCTGGAATATAAGACTGGGGCCAACCATCCGCGGAGGATCAAATGATCAAACAAGCCGTGATCATGGCCGGGGGTGAAGGGGTTCGTTTGCGCCCGTTAACTTACGCGATCCCCAAGCCGCTCCTGCCGCTGCGCGATTACACGGTGATCGAATACATTATTCGCGGCTTAGCGGAGCAGGGGATCAAAGAGATCTTTATCCTGGTCTTTTATCAGCACGAGAAGTTCCAGGTCTGCCTTGATTATCAAAAGAAGTACGACGTGACCATTAAACTGATCAAAGAAGACGCCAAGTCCGGGACGATCGGCGGGATCCACAAGATCCGCGACCTTTTAAGCGGCTCGTTTTTGGTCATTAACGCTGATATCATCAACCGGGTCGACGTCGCCGCGCTGGCGGCCGGCCACGAAAAGGCGGGGGCCGCTTTGACCCTGGGGGTCAAAGATTACGCCATGCAGGTCCCGTACGGAGTGGTGGAGAGCGGACCGAATGGCGAGTTCAGCGGTGTGACCGAAAAGCCGACCGAAAATTACCTGATCAGCGCCGGGATCAACATTTTATCGCCCGAAGTCTTTAAATATATCAACGGCCAGCGGATCGATTTTCCCGAGGTCATTAAGCTCCTGACCGCTGAAGGAAAAAAAGTTATCACCCATAAGATCCAGGGCTTTTGGTTCGATATCGGCCGGGCCGAGGATTACGAAAAAGCGATCGATCTATTGGAGAAAATAGAAAATGGCAAATAAGCTCTTGATCACCGGGTCCGCCGGCTTTATCGGCCGGGCGCTGATCGAACGCCTCCGCGCCGAAGCGGTCGAGATCTTTGAATGCGATCTCTCTTTAGGCCACGACTTACTTGACCAGAAACAGACGCTGGCCCTGCCGGCGGCGGAGATTGTCGTTCATTTGGCCGCTAACACCAACATTCAGACCGCTTTCGAACAGCCATATCCGATCTACCGGGACAATTTGCTCGGGACTCTGAATCTCCTGGAATATTGCCGTCTCAATAAAGTAAAGCGGATAATTTATTCCAGCTCCTACGTTTACGGCCAGCCGCAAACCTTGCCGATCGACGAAACCCATCCGGTCATGATCAATAACCCTTACGGCCGGAGCAAACTCATGGCCGAACAGCTGGTCACGGCTTACAGCGAAGATTTTGGCCTGGCCGCTTCCATCCTGCGGAATTTTAACGTTTACGGTCCGGGGCAGAGCCCCCGGTTCCTCCTTCCTTCGATCATTGCCCAGCTCTATTCGGACGCGCCGGCGATCAAAGTGGCCGATCTTAAGCCGAAGCGGGATTACATATATATAAAGGACGTGGTCGAAGCGATCTGGCGCGCCTGCCAGTCGGCCACTCCCGGCGCGCGGACCTATAACCTTGGTTGCGGTGTTTCTTACTCGGTCGGCGAAGCGATGGAGTTGATCTTCAAGCTTAGCGGCCGCCGTAAACCGGTTGAATCGGCCGGGACGACCCGGAAGAACGAGATCATGGACACGGTCGCCGATATTACCCGGGTCCGCCGCGAACTTAACTGGGAGCCGCGCTACGATTTCGCGGCCGGACTGGCCGATCTTCTAAAAAGCGAAGGACGGATCAAATAATGTACAAAGGCAAAAAAGTTTTAGCGATGATCCCGGCTCGGGGAGGGAATGACGGCTTAAAGAAGATGAATATGCGCGAGCTTGGCGGAAAGCCTTTGATTTATTACACGATCAAGGCGGCTCAATCATGTGAATTCATTGACCGGTTGATTGTTTCTACTGAAGATCAGATAATCGCAGACTATTGCCGGTCGCTAGGAGTGGAAGTACCCTTCCTAAGGTCTGGACAACTGACCTCTAACAGTGTTGTTATGGAGCCGATCATTGATGAAGCCTTGAATTTCTTTAAAA
This window of the Candidatus Margulisiibacteriota bacterium genome carries:
- a CDS encoding N-acetylneuraminate synthase family protein, which translates into the protein MERAINLGNGVKLGGDHHCVILLDAGVNHNNDVQRAKALIKTAKEGGADAIKFQTYTAGGISTREAPRYWDSKLDTDGGGSQYDMFKKVDSLPKDAYFELKAYAKKLKIAFSSSPFDMESAKFLIKLDVDFYKIASAEVPNLPLIRLVAETGKPIILSTGACTIGEVEDALQTIYQTGNKQVALQHCVLSYPCKDKDANLAKMLRLKQIFPEIPVGYSDHTLGSLIPLAAVAMGARSIEKHYTVDKSLPDSPDHGLSLSAEELPEFMKDVRRIESAIGTSLSGYYEAEAKAHALARKSIVAIKPIKKGTKISASMLACKRPGTGLYPRFLDQIVGREAKVNINEDEILSWSMI
- a CDS encoding NAD-dependent epimerase/dehydratase family protein; translation: MANKLLITGSAGFIGRALIERLRAEAVEIFECDLSLGHDLLDQKQTLALPAAEIVVHLAANTNIQTAFEQPYPIYRDNLLGTLNLLEYCRLNKVKRIIYSSSYVYGQPQTLPIDETHPVMINNPYGRSKLMAEQLVTAYSEDFGLAASILRNFNVYGPGQSPRFLLPSIIAQLYSDAPAIKVADLKPKRDYIYIKDVVEAIWRACQSATPGARTYNLGCGVSYSVGEAMELIFKLSGRRKPVESAGTTRKNEIMDTVADITRVRRELNWEPRYDFAAGLADLLKSEGRIK
- a CDS encoding sugar phosphate nucleotidyltransferase, which produces MIKQAVIMAGGEGVRLRPLTYAIPKPLLPLRDYTVIEYIIRGLAEQGIKEIFILVFYQHEKFQVCLDYQKKYDVTIKLIKEDAKSGTIGGIHKIRDLLSGSFLVINADIINRVDVAALAAGHEKAGAALTLGVKDYAMQVPYGVVESGPNGEFSGVTEKPTENYLISAGINILSPEVFKYINGQRIDFPEVIKLLTAEGKKVITHKIQGFWFDIGRAEDYEKAIDLLEKIENGK
- a CDS encoding glycosyltransferase produces the protein MKVSVIITSYNYGQYLKGAIDSALAQDYPDFEILVVYRPSGDKSEEVLAGYNGQVKIIKQEGKGLANASNLGVKNSAGQYLIRLDADDIFYPGILAKEAAVLDKEPVDFVYPDYNYLMEETGEKIRKTLPPFDRDELLSRGDFLSGGTMFRRSLFDRVGLYDESLPTLESYEFILRLMKNKIVGRHLAEPLFEYRVHGASMSDNTELVEATGRRIAAKYGLEYKTGANHPRRIK